One genomic region from Lycorma delicatula isolate Av1 chromosome 1, ASM4794821v1, whole genome shotgun sequence encodes:
- the mRpL27 gene encoding mitochondrial ribosomal protein L27, whose amino-acid sequence MSQLLSNYISSYLNVFNKVINYTIRGASKKTSSSTSYGGKRRPKHRGIRVQHGKYVTPGTILAVQRRIQFHPGLHVGFGRNGNLFAIEAGKVMITCEKADLNWDHTWVQRNYNGRFNQTIYKKYLHVIPEPQHQRFKLIDMV is encoded by the exons ATGTCGCAGTTACTTTCTAATTATATATCAAGttacttaaatgtatttaataaag taattaattacacTATTAGAGGTGCATCAAAGAAGACAAGTAGCAGCACAAGTTATGGAGGAAAGCGTAGACCAAAACATCGAGGAATCAGGGTCCAACACGGGAAATATGTGACACCTGGCACAATTCTTGCTGTTCAGCGTAGAATACAGTTCCATCCTGGTTTGCAT GTTGGATTTGGTCGGAATGGCAACTTGTTTGCAATAGAAGCTGGTAAAGTAATGATAACCTGTGAAAAAGCAGATCTTAATTGGGATCATACTTGGGTACAGAGAAATTATAATGGTAGATTTAaccaaacaatttataaaaaatatttacatgttattCCTGAACCTCAACATCAACGATTTAAACTTATTGATATGGTATAA